TATAGTTATCGAGAGAGACAAGGAGATCATTGAAAAATATGAAAGTGAAATCCTGTTTGTGGAAGGTGATGCCAACGAAGACAATGTGTTGATCGAATCGGGAATAGAACGTGCCAATTATTTGATCGCCACCTTGCCGGATGATGCAGACAATTTATTTGTCGTTCTTTCAGCCCGTCAATTAAATAAAAATCTATTCATTATCAGCAGGGCGTCAAAAGTAACTTCTCAGAAAAAACTGCAGTTGGGTGGTGCCAATAAAGTCATTATGCCCGATAAGATAGGAGGAGATCATATGGCCTCGCTTGTAGTGATTCCCGACCTGATCACTTTTATGGATAAGCTGTCTATGGAAGGTGAACACACAACTAATCTCGAGGAAGTGGCCATTGAAGATTTTTCAGATCAGGTAGAATGTAATTCGCTGAGAGATCTCGACCTGCGCAGAAAAACCGGTTGTACCATAATCGGCTACATAGAACCCAATGGCAATTACATCATCAACCCCGAAGCCGATATGCCCCTCAAGCCCAAGAGCAAGGTGATCGTACTGGGACGACCCGAACAGATCCGCAAATTGAATGAAATGTTCCATATACAAGCCTGACATTTGGGAAAGAATATTTGATTTGGATTATATTTTTTAGGATATTGCCCGCCTGTTCAATCTACAGCCTATATAAATCCTAATTCACTTTATGAAGTCATATCTCTTCTACTTTCTGATTCTTTTCAGTGTTTCCATGGTATCACAGGACCTGGAAGTCAAAGGCAAGACGATAAATCCATCCGATAATATCAATGACGGGGTAATCCAATTAGAGGTAGGTGGGGGAGTGCCTCCCTACACTTACAAATGGAGTAACCAGCAAACTCCATTGAGTTCCGGGACCGCCAGCGGCCTTGTAGAAGGAGTTCCGTATTCGATCACTGTTACTGATAACGCAGGAACTTCAATTACAGACGAATACACAATAGAAACTCAATCTATTACCGAAGTGTTTAACGGGAATATGGCTCCGGCCGTAAGTGCCCTTGGAAGTGTCCTCTTCTGGGACCCTTTCGAAGCCACCGGTATATATGATCCCGTGGTTTATGCAGATGTTAAGCTTATCGCCACTCCGGGTTGGTCTGCTTCAGTAGAAGACCGGTTTGTACTCAAGCAATGGTTGGTTAAAGAGGGGCAGCATGTTGAAAAAGGACAGGAAATCGCGCTTGTA
This DNA window, taken from Muriicola soli, encodes the following:
- a CDS encoding potassium channel family protein: MLRLFRSKIYLAIGLMITVLMIGIMGYRYISDYSWLDALYMTIITVTTVGFMEVKPLDAEAKIFTVMLIISSVIIFSFALSVISEYILSRNSLQLLKKKKVRNQINNLNNHVIVCGFGRNGMQAAERLKAYKRPFIVIERDKEIIEKYESEILFVEGDANEDNVLIESGIERANYLIATLPDDADNLFVVLSARQLNKNLFIISRASKVTSQKKLQLGGANKVIMPDKIGGDHMASLVVIPDLITFMDKLSMEGEHTTNLEEVAIEDFSDQVECNSLRDLDLRRKTGCTIIGYIEPNGNYIINPEADMPLKPKSKVIVLGRPEQIRKLNEMFHIQA